From Salinirubellus salinus, the proteins below share one genomic window:
- a CDS encoding sporulation protein, with product MKKVLATIGIGNASVDTVLPSTTVRPGESVEAEVRMQGGNAEQDVSRIELEVETRFLTDDGYRDGTVGRMHLSDGFTLDPDEERVETTTIEVPWDTPVTVGSVDVWVETELDVTGVDPEDVDYLDVQPTARLQAVFDALEELGLSLYQSECSRDPYSRYGGGIVQEFEFRPSGGPFAGDLDELEVVARESAEELVVYLEVDRRGGLLSEMADTDESHTSLTVTSTDPTVVREDLRRVVEKYV from the coding sequence ATGAAGAAGGTCCTCGCGACAATCGGCATCGGCAACGCCAGCGTCGACACCGTCCTCCCCTCCACCACCGTCCGCCCCGGCGAGAGCGTCGAGGCGGAGGTCAGGATGCAGGGCGGCAACGCCGAACAGGACGTCAGCCGCATCGAACTGGAGGTCGAGACGCGGTTCCTGACCGACGACGGCTACCGCGACGGCACGGTCGGCCGGATGCACCTCTCCGACGGGTTCACCCTCGACCCGGACGAGGAGCGCGTCGAGACGACCACCATCGAGGTCCCGTGGGACACGCCCGTCACCGTCGGCAGCGTGGACGTCTGGGTCGAGACGGAACTGGACGTGACGGGGGTGGACCCGGAGGACGTCGACTACCTCGACGTCCAGCCGACAGCGCGCCTGCAGGCCGTCTTCGACGCGCTCGAGGAACTCGGCCTGTCGCTCTACCAGAGCGAGTGCTCGCGCGACCCGTACAGCCGCTACGGCGGGGGTATCGTCCAGGAGTTCGAGTTCCGACCCTCGGGCGGCCCGTTCGCGGGCGACCTGGACGAGCTGGAGGTCGTCGCCCGCGAGTCGGCCGAGGAACTCGTCGTCTACCTCGAGGTCGACCGGCGCGGTGGCCTGCTCAGCGAGATGGCCGACACCGACGAGTCACACACCTCGCTGACGGTGACGAGTACCGATCCGACGGTGGTCCGCGAGGACCTGCGCCGGGTCGTCGAGAAGTACGTCTGA
- a CDS encoding DUF4382 domain-containing protein, with protein MRRREFIAATGAAATAGLAGCSAITGAETGTLQTAVSDQPGDITDFETLVLEITTVYAGEGSSGGEDSDDGDGNESDDDSSGESERTTVDIEATEVDLVELQGDASETIGSGELETGEYAYLQLEVGEVVDASLADGGEATVQTPGEAPLKFNESFEIRAGETTSFLADFTPVEQGQSGGYILQPVADEVEVTYEDESTATPTPEPSENGTDDPENSTA; from the coding sequence ATGCGACGACGAGAGTTTATCGCAGCCACGGGAGCGGCAGCCACGGCCGGCCTCGCCGGCTGTAGTGCCATCACCGGCGCCGAGACCGGCACCCTCCAGACCGCCGTCTCTGACCAGCCCGGTGACATCACCGACTTCGAGACGCTGGTGCTCGAGATAACGACGGTCTACGCTGGGGAGGGCAGCAGCGGCGGCGAGGACAGCGACGACGGCGACGGGAACGAGTCCGACGACGACTCGAGCGGCGAGAGCGAACGCACGACGGTCGACATCGAGGCTACGGAGGTCGACCTCGTGGAACTGCAGGGCGACGCCTCCGAGACCATCGGCTCCGGGGAACTGGAGACCGGTGAGTACGCCTACCTCCAGCTGGAGGTCGGCGAGGTCGTCGACGCGTCGCTGGCCGACGGTGGCGAGGCCACCGTCCAGACGCCGGGCGAGGCCCCGCTGAAGTTCAACGAGTCGTTCGAGATCCGCGCCGGCGAGACGACCTCGTTCCTCGCGGACTTCACGCCGGTCGAGCAGGGCCAGAGTGGCGGCTACATCCTCCAGCCCGTCGCCGACGAGGTGGAGGTCACGTACGAGGACGAGTCGACGGCCACGCCGACGCCCGAACCCTCGGAGAACGGCACGGACGACCCCGAGAACTCGACGGCCTGA
- a CDS encoding CRISPR-associated protein Cas4: protein MFAFTDLATAAYCPRQLYYRRKHDDVGRSPEAARVRESAFRYPELLDERTDLPPDVTVTPTQFRTNLACASERLDAWDGLADPPARDVLLEGREARGIAHKVLEEPLAPSLVFAGDPPPRGLWVPATVRLVAACKALSWERERPVQRGFAEFPTHGVVREIRLTTRRKAHYRRTVRAVEAMDGPPARVENDEKCVPCEYRGECGTRARSLRSLLGL, encoded by the coding sequence GTGTTCGCGTTCACCGACCTCGCCACGGCCGCCTACTGTCCCCGACAGCTCTACTACCGACGCAAGCACGACGACGTCGGTCGCTCGCCCGAGGCCGCCCGGGTCCGGGAGTCGGCCTTCCGGTACCCCGAGTTGCTGGACGAACGGACCGACCTGCCGCCCGACGTCACGGTGACGCCGACGCAGTTCCGGACGAACCTCGCGTGTGCGAGCGAGCGGCTGGACGCGTGGGACGGGCTCGCCGACCCGCCCGCCCGCGACGTGCTGCTGGAGGGCCGCGAGGCCCGCGGCATCGCGCACAAGGTGCTGGAGGAGCCGCTCGCCCCCTCGCTCGTCTTCGCCGGCGACCCGCCGCCACGGGGCTTGTGGGTGCCCGCTACGGTCCGACTCGTCGCCGCCTGCAAGGCGCTCTCGTGGGAGCGCGAGCGGCCGGTCCAGCGCGGGTTCGCGGAGTTCCCGACGCACGGCGTGGTCCGGGAGATACGGCTCACGACGCGACGGAAGGCGCACTACCGCCGGACCGTCAGGGCCGTCGAGGCGATGGACGGCCCACCGGCCCGCGTCGAGAACGACGAGAAGTGCGTGCCGTGCGAGTACCGGGGAGAGTGCGGGACGAGGGCACGGTCGCTCCGGTCGTTGCTGGGGTTGTAG